In Carassius gibelio isolate Cgi1373 ecotype wild population from Czech Republic chromosome B2, carGib1.2-hapl.c, whole genome shotgun sequence, a single genomic region encodes these proteins:
- the puf60a gene encoding poly(U)-binding-splicing factor PUF60a isoform X2, whose amino-acid sequence MAVAVSAGGEALMMENGQSTASKLGLPPLTPEQQEALQKAKKYAMEQSIKSVLVKQTLAHQQQQQLSNLQIPNSLQMASLTMGFGDPLSPLQSVAAQRQRALAIMCRVYVGSIYYELGEDTIRQAFAPFGPIKSIDMSWDSVTLKHKGFAFVEYEVPEAAQLALEQMNSVMLGGRNIKVGRPSNIGQAQPIIDQLAEEARAFNRIYVASVHPDLSDEDIKSVFEAFGRIKSCTLARDPTTGKHKGYGFIEYDKAQSAQDAVSSMNLFDLGGQYLRVGKAVTPPMPLLTPTTPGGLPPAAAVAAAAATAKITAQMAWNLSQPENRTEDFLNCLEAVAGASILGAMTAGTGLNMPQLPQAVMAAQAPGVITGVTPARPTLPVVPQVGLVNPVLASPPSLSAAVAAAQEAKKEKEEEESAQDGTGQEMLSEQEHMSISGSSARHMVMQKLLRKQESTVMVLRNMVGPEDIDDDLEGEVTEECGKFGAVNRVIIYQEKQGEEEDAEVIVKIFVEFSMASEMNKAIQALNNRWFGGRKVIAEVYDQERFENSDLSA is encoded by the exons GCAAAGAAATATGCCATGGAGCAAAGCATCAAGAGCGTCCTGGTCAAGCAGACCCTCGCCcatcagcagcaacagcagcttAGCAACCTACAG ATCCCTAATTCCCTTCAGATGGCCTCATTGACGATGGGCTTTGGAGATCCCCTCTCACCACTACAGTCT GTTGCAGCACAGAGGCAACGGGCACTAGCCATAATGTGCCGTGTTTATGTTGGGTCCATCTACTATGAGCTAGGAGAAGACACCATCAGACAGGCCTTTGCTCCTTTCGGTCCCATTAAGAGCATTGACATGTCCTGGGACTCTGTTACATTAAAACACAAG GGGTTTGCATTTGTAGAATATGAAGTACCAGAAGCAGCACAGCTCGCTTTAGAACAGATGAACTCCGTTATGTTGGGCGGTAGAAACATTAAA GTGGGACGACCAAGTAACATTGGTCAGGCTCAACCCATCATAGACCAGCTAGCCGAAGAAGCGCGCGCCTTCAACCGAATTTACGTGGCATCCGTGCATCCCGATCTGTCGGATGAGGATATCAAGAGTGTGTTCGAGGCTTTCGGAAGAATCAAGTCATGCACCCTGGCGCGGGACCCCACGACGGGAAAGCACAAAGGCTATGGCTTCATAG AGTATGATAAGGCCCAGTCTGCGCAGGATGCCGTGTCCTCCATGAACCTTTTTGACTTGGGTGGTCAATACCTGCGAGTGGGCAAAGCAGTCACACCCCCCATGCCCCTTCTGACGCCAACGACGCCGGGCGGTCTTCCTCCCGCCGCTGCCGTAGCGGCTGCGGCCGCCACCGCCAAAATCACTGCACAG ATGGCATGGAATCTGTCCCAGCCGGAGAATCGGACAGAAGACTTCCTCAACTGTCTG GAAGCGGTAGCAGGAGCATCTATTCTGGGGGCGATGACTGCGGGGACGGGCCTGAACATGCCTCAGCTCCCACAGGCCGTCATGGCAGCTCAGGCCCCAGGGGTCATTACAG GGGTGACGCCAGCACGGCCCACTCTCCCTGTTGTGCCTCAGGTGGGTCTTGTGAACCCAGTTTTGGCCTCTCCACCGTCACTGTCTGCTGCTGTGGCTGCAGCCCAAGAGGCGAAgaaggaaaaagaagaggaagaatccGCACAAGACGGCACGGGTCAGGAAATGCTCAGTGAACAGGAACACATGAGCATCTCTGGCAGCAGCGCCCGacatatggtcatgcagaaactGTTGAGGAAACAAGAG TCTACGGTTATGGTGCTCAGGAACATGGTTGGACCCGAGGACATAGATGACGATCTGGAAGGAGAAGTAACGGAGGAATGTGGGAAGTTTGGAGCTGTTAATAGAGTGATCATCTATCAGGAGAAGCAGGGTGAGGAGGAGGATGCTGAAGTCATTGTCAAGATCTTTGTGGAGTTTTCCATGGCATCAGAGATGAACAAGGCCATTCAGGCACTCAACAACCGCTGGTTCGGAGGTCGCAAGGTCATCGCTGAGGTGTATGATCAGGAACGGTTTGAGAACAGTGACCTCTCTGCATAG
- the puf60a gene encoding poly(U)-binding-splicing factor PUF60a isoform X1 encodes MAVAVSAVNGGEALMMENGQSTASKLGLPPLTPEQQEALQKAKKYAMEQSIKSVLVKQTLAHQQQQQLSNLQIPNSLQMASLTMGFGDPLSPLQSVAAQRQRALAIMCRVYVGSIYYELGEDTIRQAFAPFGPIKSIDMSWDSVTLKHKGFAFVEYEVPEAAQLALEQMNSVMLGGRNIKVGRPSNIGQAQPIIDQLAEEARAFNRIYVASVHPDLSDEDIKSVFEAFGRIKSCTLARDPTTGKHKGYGFIEYDKAQSAQDAVSSMNLFDLGGQYLRVGKAVTPPMPLLTPTTPGGLPPAAAVAAAAATAKITAQMAWNLSQPENRTEDFLNCLEAVAGASILGAMTAGTGLNMPQLPQAVMAAQAPGVITGVTPARPTLPVVPQVGLVNPVLASPPSLSAAVAAAQEAKKEKEEEESAQDGTGQEMLSEQEHMSISGSSARHMVMQKLLRKQESTVMVLRNMVGPEDIDDDLEGEVTEECGKFGAVNRVIIYQEKQGEEEDAEVIVKIFVEFSMASEMNKAIQALNNRWFGGRKVIAEVYDQERFENSDLSA; translated from the exons GCAAAGAAATATGCCATGGAGCAAAGCATCAAGAGCGTCCTGGTCAAGCAGACCCTCGCCcatcagcagcaacagcagcttAGCAACCTACAG ATCCCTAATTCCCTTCAGATGGCCTCATTGACGATGGGCTTTGGAGATCCCCTCTCACCACTACAGTCT GTTGCAGCACAGAGGCAACGGGCACTAGCCATAATGTGCCGTGTTTATGTTGGGTCCATCTACTATGAGCTAGGAGAAGACACCATCAGACAGGCCTTTGCTCCTTTCGGTCCCATTAAGAGCATTGACATGTCCTGGGACTCTGTTACATTAAAACACAAG GGGTTTGCATTTGTAGAATATGAAGTACCAGAAGCAGCACAGCTCGCTTTAGAACAGATGAACTCCGTTATGTTGGGCGGTAGAAACATTAAA GTGGGACGACCAAGTAACATTGGTCAGGCTCAACCCATCATAGACCAGCTAGCCGAAGAAGCGCGCGCCTTCAACCGAATTTACGTGGCATCCGTGCATCCCGATCTGTCGGATGAGGATATCAAGAGTGTGTTCGAGGCTTTCGGAAGAATCAAGTCATGCACCCTGGCGCGGGACCCCACGACGGGAAAGCACAAAGGCTATGGCTTCATAG AGTATGATAAGGCCCAGTCTGCGCAGGATGCCGTGTCCTCCATGAACCTTTTTGACTTGGGTGGTCAATACCTGCGAGTGGGCAAAGCAGTCACACCCCCCATGCCCCTTCTGACGCCAACGACGCCGGGCGGTCTTCCTCCCGCCGCTGCCGTAGCGGCTGCGGCCGCCACCGCCAAAATCACTGCACAG ATGGCATGGAATCTGTCCCAGCCGGAGAATCGGACAGAAGACTTCCTCAACTGTCTG GAAGCGGTAGCAGGAGCATCTATTCTGGGGGCGATGACTGCGGGGACGGGCCTGAACATGCCTCAGCTCCCACAGGCCGTCATGGCAGCTCAGGCCCCAGGGGTCATTACAG GGGTGACGCCAGCACGGCCCACTCTCCCTGTTGTGCCTCAGGTGGGTCTTGTGAACCCAGTTTTGGCCTCTCCACCGTCACTGTCTGCTGCTGTGGCTGCAGCCCAAGAGGCGAAgaaggaaaaagaagaggaagaatccGCACAAGACGGCACGGGTCAGGAAATGCTCAGTGAACAGGAACACATGAGCATCTCTGGCAGCAGCGCCCGacatatggtcatgcagaaactGTTGAGGAAACAAGAG TCTACGGTTATGGTGCTCAGGAACATGGTTGGACCCGAGGACATAGATGACGATCTGGAAGGAGAAGTAACGGAGGAATGTGGGAAGTTTGGAGCTGTTAATAGAGTGATCATCTATCAGGAGAAGCAGGGTGAGGAGGAGGATGCTGAAGTCATTGTCAAGATCTTTGTGGAGTTTTCCATGGCATCAGAGATGAACAAGGCCATTCAGGCACTCAACAACCGCTGGTTCGGAGGTCGCAAGGTCATCGCTGAGGTGTATGATCAGGAACGGTTTGAGAACAGTGACCTCTCTGCATAG
- the puf60a gene encoding poly(U)-binding-splicing factor PUF60a isoform X5 has translation MAVAVSAGGEALMMENGQSTASKLGLPPLTPEQQEALQKAKKYAMEQSIKSVLVKQTLAHQQQQQLSNLQIPNSLQMASLTMGFGDPLSPLQSVAAQRQRALAIMCRVYVGSIYYELGEDTIRQAFAPFGPIKSIDMSWDSVTLKHKGFAFVEYEVPEAAQLALEQMNSVMLGGRNIKVGRPSNIGQAQPIIDQLAEEARAFNRIYVASVHPDLSDEDIKSVFEAFGRIKSCTLARDPTTGKHKGYGFIEYDKAQSAQDAVSSMNLFDLGGQYLRVGKAVTPPMPLLTPTTPGGLPPAAAVAAAAATAKITAQEAVAGASILGAMTAGTGLNMPQLPQAVMAAQAPGVITGVTPARPTLPVVPQVGLVNPVLASPPSLSAAVAAAQEAKKEKEEEESAQDGTGQEMLSEQEHMSISGSSARHMVMQKLLRKQESTVMVLRNMVGPEDIDDDLEGEVTEECGKFGAVNRVIIYQEKQGEEEDAEVIVKIFVEFSMASEMNKAIQALNNRWFGGRKVIAEVYDQERFENSDLSA, from the exons GCAAAGAAATATGCCATGGAGCAAAGCATCAAGAGCGTCCTGGTCAAGCAGACCCTCGCCcatcagcagcaacagcagcttAGCAACCTACAG ATCCCTAATTCCCTTCAGATGGCCTCATTGACGATGGGCTTTGGAGATCCCCTCTCACCACTACAGTCT GTTGCAGCACAGAGGCAACGGGCACTAGCCATAATGTGCCGTGTTTATGTTGGGTCCATCTACTATGAGCTAGGAGAAGACACCATCAGACAGGCCTTTGCTCCTTTCGGTCCCATTAAGAGCATTGACATGTCCTGGGACTCTGTTACATTAAAACACAAG GGGTTTGCATTTGTAGAATATGAAGTACCAGAAGCAGCACAGCTCGCTTTAGAACAGATGAACTCCGTTATGTTGGGCGGTAGAAACATTAAA GTGGGACGACCAAGTAACATTGGTCAGGCTCAACCCATCATAGACCAGCTAGCCGAAGAAGCGCGCGCCTTCAACCGAATTTACGTGGCATCCGTGCATCCCGATCTGTCGGATGAGGATATCAAGAGTGTGTTCGAGGCTTTCGGAAGAATCAAGTCATGCACCCTGGCGCGGGACCCCACGACGGGAAAGCACAAAGGCTATGGCTTCATAG AGTATGATAAGGCCCAGTCTGCGCAGGATGCCGTGTCCTCCATGAACCTTTTTGACTTGGGTGGTCAATACCTGCGAGTGGGCAAAGCAGTCACACCCCCCATGCCCCTTCTGACGCCAACGACGCCGGGCGGTCTTCCTCCCGCCGCTGCCGTAGCGGCTGCGGCCGCCACCGCCAAAATCACTGCACAG GAAGCGGTAGCAGGAGCATCTATTCTGGGGGCGATGACTGCGGGGACGGGCCTGAACATGCCTCAGCTCCCACAGGCCGTCATGGCAGCTCAGGCCCCAGGGGTCATTACAG GGGTGACGCCAGCACGGCCCACTCTCCCTGTTGTGCCTCAGGTGGGTCTTGTGAACCCAGTTTTGGCCTCTCCACCGTCACTGTCTGCTGCTGTGGCTGCAGCCCAAGAGGCGAAgaaggaaaaagaagaggaagaatccGCACAAGACGGCACGGGTCAGGAAATGCTCAGTGAACAGGAACACATGAGCATCTCTGGCAGCAGCGCCCGacatatggtcatgcagaaactGTTGAGGAAACAAGAG TCTACGGTTATGGTGCTCAGGAACATGGTTGGACCCGAGGACATAGATGACGATCTGGAAGGAGAAGTAACGGAGGAATGTGGGAAGTTTGGAGCTGTTAATAGAGTGATCATCTATCAGGAGAAGCAGGGTGAGGAGGAGGATGCTGAAGTCATTGTCAAGATCTTTGTGGAGTTTTCCATGGCATCAGAGATGAACAAGGCCATTCAGGCACTCAACAACCGCTGGTTCGGAGGTCGCAAGGTCATCGCTGAGGTGTATGATCAGGAACGGTTTGAGAACAGTGACCTCTCTGCATAG
- the puf60a gene encoding poly(U)-binding-splicing factor PUF60a isoform X3, whose amino-acid sequence MMENGQSTASKLGLPPLTPEQQEALQKAKKYAMEQSIKSVLVKQTLAHQQQQQLSNLQIPNSLQMASLTMGFGDPLSPLQSVAAQRQRALAIMCRVYVGSIYYELGEDTIRQAFAPFGPIKSIDMSWDSVTLKHKGFAFVEYEVPEAAQLALEQMNSVMLGGRNIKVGRPSNIGQAQPIIDQLAEEARAFNRIYVASVHPDLSDEDIKSVFEAFGRIKSCTLARDPTTGKHKGYGFIEYDKAQSAQDAVSSMNLFDLGGQYLRVGKAVTPPMPLLTPTTPGGLPPAAAVAAAAATAKITAQMAWNLSQPENRTEDFLNCLEAVAGASILGAMTAGTGLNMPQLPQAVMAAQAPGVITGVTPARPTLPVVPQVGLVNPVLASPPSLSAAVAAAQEAKKEKEEEESAQDGTGQEMLSEQEHMSISGSSARHMVMQKLLRKQESTVMVLRNMVGPEDIDDDLEGEVTEECGKFGAVNRVIIYQEKQGEEEDAEVIVKIFVEFSMASEMNKAIQALNNRWFGGRKVIAEVYDQERFENSDLSA is encoded by the exons GCAAAGAAATATGCCATGGAGCAAAGCATCAAGAGCGTCCTGGTCAAGCAGACCCTCGCCcatcagcagcaacagcagcttAGCAACCTACAG ATCCCTAATTCCCTTCAGATGGCCTCATTGACGATGGGCTTTGGAGATCCCCTCTCACCACTACAGTCT GTTGCAGCACAGAGGCAACGGGCACTAGCCATAATGTGCCGTGTTTATGTTGGGTCCATCTACTATGAGCTAGGAGAAGACACCATCAGACAGGCCTTTGCTCCTTTCGGTCCCATTAAGAGCATTGACATGTCCTGGGACTCTGTTACATTAAAACACAAG GGGTTTGCATTTGTAGAATATGAAGTACCAGAAGCAGCACAGCTCGCTTTAGAACAGATGAACTCCGTTATGTTGGGCGGTAGAAACATTAAA GTGGGACGACCAAGTAACATTGGTCAGGCTCAACCCATCATAGACCAGCTAGCCGAAGAAGCGCGCGCCTTCAACCGAATTTACGTGGCATCCGTGCATCCCGATCTGTCGGATGAGGATATCAAGAGTGTGTTCGAGGCTTTCGGAAGAATCAAGTCATGCACCCTGGCGCGGGACCCCACGACGGGAAAGCACAAAGGCTATGGCTTCATAG AGTATGATAAGGCCCAGTCTGCGCAGGATGCCGTGTCCTCCATGAACCTTTTTGACTTGGGTGGTCAATACCTGCGAGTGGGCAAAGCAGTCACACCCCCCATGCCCCTTCTGACGCCAACGACGCCGGGCGGTCTTCCTCCCGCCGCTGCCGTAGCGGCTGCGGCCGCCACCGCCAAAATCACTGCACAG ATGGCATGGAATCTGTCCCAGCCGGAGAATCGGACAGAAGACTTCCTCAACTGTCTG GAAGCGGTAGCAGGAGCATCTATTCTGGGGGCGATGACTGCGGGGACGGGCCTGAACATGCCTCAGCTCCCACAGGCCGTCATGGCAGCTCAGGCCCCAGGGGTCATTACAG GGGTGACGCCAGCACGGCCCACTCTCCCTGTTGTGCCTCAGGTGGGTCTTGTGAACCCAGTTTTGGCCTCTCCACCGTCACTGTCTGCTGCTGTGGCTGCAGCCCAAGAGGCGAAgaaggaaaaagaagaggaagaatccGCACAAGACGGCACGGGTCAGGAAATGCTCAGTGAACAGGAACACATGAGCATCTCTGGCAGCAGCGCCCGacatatggtcatgcagaaactGTTGAGGAAACAAGAG TCTACGGTTATGGTGCTCAGGAACATGGTTGGACCCGAGGACATAGATGACGATCTGGAAGGAGAAGTAACGGAGGAATGTGGGAAGTTTGGAGCTGTTAATAGAGTGATCATCTATCAGGAGAAGCAGGGTGAGGAGGAGGATGCTGAAGTCATTGTCAAGATCTTTGTGGAGTTTTCCATGGCATCAGAGATGAACAAGGCCATTCAGGCACTCAACAACCGCTGGTTCGGAGGTCGCAAGGTCATCGCTGAGGTGTATGATCAGGAACGGTTTGAGAACAGTGACCTCTCTGCATAG
- the puf60a gene encoding poly(U)-binding-splicing factor PUF60a isoform X4, whose translation MAVAVSAVNGGEALMMENGQSTASKLGLPPLTPEQQEALQKAKKYAMEQSIKSVLVKQTLAHQQQQQLSNLQIPNSLQMASLTMGFGDPLSPLQSVAAQRQRALAIMCRVYVGSIYYELGEDTIRQAFAPFGPIKSIDMSWDSVTLKHKGFAFVEYEVPEAAQLALEQMNSVMLGGRNIKVGRPSNIGQAQPIIDQLAEEARAFNRIYVASVHPDLSDEDIKSVFEAFGRIKSCTLARDPTTGKHKGYGFIEYDKAQSAQDAVSSMNLFDLGGQYLRVGKAVTPPMPLLTPTTPGGLPPAAAVAAAAATAKITAQEAVAGASILGAMTAGTGLNMPQLPQAVMAAQAPGVITGVTPARPTLPVVPQVGLVNPVLASPPSLSAAVAAAQEAKKEKEEEESAQDGTGQEMLSEQEHMSISGSSARHMVMQKLLRKQESTVMVLRNMVGPEDIDDDLEGEVTEECGKFGAVNRVIIYQEKQGEEEDAEVIVKIFVEFSMASEMNKAIQALNNRWFGGRKVIAEVYDQERFENSDLSA comes from the exons GCAAAGAAATATGCCATGGAGCAAAGCATCAAGAGCGTCCTGGTCAAGCAGACCCTCGCCcatcagcagcaacagcagcttAGCAACCTACAG ATCCCTAATTCCCTTCAGATGGCCTCATTGACGATGGGCTTTGGAGATCCCCTCTCACCACTACAGTCT GTTGCAGCACAGAGGCAACGGGCACTAGCCATAATGTGCCGTGTTTATGTTGGGTCCATCTACTATGAGCTAGGAGAAGACACCATCAGACAGGCCTTTGCTCCTTTCGGTCCCATTAAGAGCATTGACATGTCCTGGGACTCTGTTACATTAAAACACAAG GGGTTTGCATTTGTAGAATATGAAGTACCAGAAGCAGCACAGCTCGCTTTAGAACAGATGAACTCCGTTATGTTGGGCGGTAGAAACATTAAA GTGGGACGACCAAGTAACATTGGTCAGGCTCAACCCATCATAGACCAGCTAGCCGAAGAAGCGCGCGCCTTCAACCGAATTTACGTGGCATCCGTGCATCCCGATCTGTCGGATGAGGATATCAAGAGTGTGTTCGAGGCTTTCGGAAGAATCAAGTCATGCACCCTGGCGCGGGACCCCACGACGGGAAAGCACAAAGGCTATGGCTTCATAG AGTATGATAAGGCCCAGTCTGCGCAGGATGCCGTGTCCTCCATGAACCTTTTTGACTTGGGTGGTCAATACCTGCGAGTGGGCAAAGCAGTCACACCCCCCATGCCCCTTCTGACGCCAACGACGCCGGGCGGTCTTCCTCCCGCCGCTGCCGTAGCGGCTGCGGCCGCCACCGCCAAAATCACTGCACAG GAAGCGGTAGCAGGAGCATCTATTCTGGGGGCGATGACTGCGGGGACGGGCCTGAACATGCCTCAGCTCCCACAGGCCGTCATGGCAGCTCAGGCCCCAGGGGTCATTACAG GGGTGACGCCAGCACGGCCCACTCTCCCTGTTGTGCCTCAGGTGGGTCTTGTGAACCCAGTTTTGGCCTCTCCACCGTCACTGTCTGCTGCTGTGGCTGCAGCCCAAGAGGCGAAgaaggaaaaagaagaggaagaatccGCACAAGACGGCACGGGTCAGGAAATGCTCAGTGAACAGGAACACATGAGCATCTCTGGCAGCAGCGCCCGacatatggtcatgcagaaactGTTGAGGAAACAAGAG TCTACGGTTATGGTGCTCAGGAACATGGTTGGACCCGAGGACATAGATGACGATCTGGAAGGAGAAGTAACGGAGGAATGTGGGAAGTTTGGAGCTGTTAATAGAGTGATCATCTATCAGGAGAAGCAGGGTGAGGAGGAGGATGCTGAAGTCATTGTCAAGATCTTTGTGGAGTTTTCCATGGCATCAGAGATGAACAAGGCCATTCAGGCACTCAACAACCGCTGGTTCGGAGGTCGCAAGGTCATCGCTGAGGTGTATGATCAGGAACGGTTTGAGAACAGTGACCTCTCTGCATAG